The genomic interval TAAATACACATGAGTAATTTCTTTTAGATgcattttttcatggatttgttGGCAGCAGGCCTGTGAAAATAAGCAGCAAATGCCCCTGTCTAGTGAAGCACATGCTTCATATGCAGATGGCCCTACTCAGAGCCATGGAGGGTAGGCTTGCCAGGGCTAattccttaaagcaggggtctccaaaccccggcctggggcccagatgcggcctgcagcaagcctcctTCCGACCCCCCTGTCAaccttatcccctgaaagcctctgacccactcaactgaacatgacctgaACTGTGCTCTGTggctgaagggtgttctgagggccagagaggttgaatgaatgagccaattcattcatttattcactcatctaagttccatttctaatttatttaaattttatatttaaatttttttctggccctccacatcacgccagatatttgatgcagccctctggccaaaaaaatttggagacccctccATTAGAGGCCTGACATTAAATGGAGCCCCAAGAAGGGTTGTCACCCAGCTTCAATGATGGCTGGAGGCATGTTTACCCTATGAGAATCAACTGGGAATAACCTGCAGAGCTCCCAAATGCCCTGAAGCACATGAGGGCAGAGGAAGATCAGGTATGCAGGTGCTAAAGGGACTCTGTTAAAATCTTCCCTGGGGCTCCCCTCTCTGCAGCCCAGGCCCTGCTTAAAGGGTCTTTGGTGCCAGGGTTGAGAGTGCCTTTTCTCTGCCCAAGCCTCAGATTATATTCTGCACTTACATAGTATTCCTAATTTAAATCTCATCTCTCTGTATCAGATTGGTTCTCAGTGGGTCTGGATTTAAAACTAACCTGGTCCAAATAGGAAGAAGCACATAAAGCCCAAACATAAGTACATAAGTGTACCTAAATGTAGTAGGACCTACACATAAGTGAATCTGTTTAGAATTGTACAACATATGATGCAAGCTTTGCTTTAATTTACCTTTGTTCTTCAGCCACCTGTTGGATATAGGATACCATTAGAAACTGATACACAGGTGGAAGTGGCAGAGGTATCCTTATGAAGCCTTGGTTGCTCTTCCAACAGTTCTATAGAATCTGTGCAGTCTTAATCCATGGTCAGTGCAGCTGGACTGAAACCTACTCAGAATAGTCCCAAGATATATTCTCCAATGCCAATGAAATAAACCCCTTGAGCTATGCCAAACAGAGGCGCTATCACCAGTGCCCTGCATCCAGCCCCTTTCATGAAAGCAGTGGGGCCCTCACGAATCCAGACCTTTCTGTAGATGAAAAGCATACAAGTTGGTGGGTTAAGCAAGTATAGCAAGAGCAGCTTTTGTTCCTTTCAATAAGAGACTTGTGTTAAATCAATGACATAGTTCTTTCTGTGTACTGCAGCCTTCTGAGAAAGGTCTGGAGAACCTTTCCCCTGATTGCTCCCACTAAGCCTGAATTCTGCTAGTGGGAGCGATTCTACCCTTTATCAACCAACTGGACACATCAATTTTACAGTGGTTTCCTACTGCCAACACAGGCTGTGACTGATAAATATGCATCCCCAAATACATGTCTCTTGCAACAATGTCTTTCTTTGGGATCATGAATGTGGAAGTGCAAGTCTGTTGTcaaaaatgtgaatttggctAGTAGAGCACACACAAAGTACAGTATGAAATCACTTCAATTTTCTGCCTCACCACTGTGCTAAGAACAATGTGTATGTTGATGATCAGTGCTAAAGACCAGTGGTCTTGGTCAGGGCAAGACTGACTTCATTACTATAGTAAAAGCTTCAGAAGCAGTTTCCTTTGTTTGCATTACAATAACATGTAGTATAAAGGGACAATAAAACCAGactttaatattaaaaaaaaacaaacacaatttaACACTCACTGGATGCTCTATCACCATCAGAGATGGGGATTTCATAGGAACTATGGGAAAAGTTTTGTCTGCTGGAAGTTGTGCTTTACCTACACATCACCTGATAAAGACCCCTATTAATTACATGGTCAAATATACTTTTCTTAGGATTGCTTTGTTGTCTTCATTTTCACTAGGTTGTGACTAGAAAATAGCTACCCATTTGTATCACTCACATACAAAATGTGGACATTGCAGAGGTCTTGTACTTAATCCAAATTCCCCATTTTATCTTCTTTTGACCTTACATATTTACATAGTTATAGCCATTCTCTGGCTCTCAACACTGGAAATGGCTCTTGAGCACCTTGGCTGAACACAGCCTCTAGCAGGGTACTCAAGCAATTCTTGCAGGAACTTGCTCCATTATCACTGTTCATCTAGGAAGAAATTAAATGAAATGGGAAGGAACAGTGTGTCATTCTGGACCCCTCTTGCCTTACTTCTGTACAGAAGGATGCACAAGTACTAACATTTGGGTCTCAGCAAGAAAACAGTGAAACAAATAAGTTCTTATTGGAAACAGTTTGATAGTAACAGGTAGGAAGCGATACTCAGCTCTGCTTACCTGGCACAGTCAATGAGCCCGCTGTAGGTATCCTCACCTAGTCCTTTCTGGAGAGTCTGTATTCGGGTTTTTAGAACTAAAACAAAGAGTTACTGATTTAAATTTCAACCTATTCAAGTTTTTCTACTTTCCAAAATGTTTGTTTCTGGTCATGAACAGAGAAGGCCCTAGCAGCAGTCAAAACAAAGAAGccaggccagatcagaacaaaaattCATTATTCTGTTTTGCACAATGGCCATTCAGACGCTCTGGGAAGCCATATGCAAGACATGACGAAAACCATTCCCTGATATTGCCCTCTAGCAACTGGTGTTCAAAGCACTTATGTGTTCAATACATACTCTTGGTCTGGAGGATTTATACAATTAATCACAACTAGGAGCCACTAatagacttaggctgcaatcctaacctcactttcctggaagtaagtcccattgaacacagacctggttaggattgtgccctaattctctGTGAATGTGTCTAATCGCCTTTTAAAGCCCACTACACTAgcagccatcatcacatcttgtgacaaTTCCATACATTACTTAGGAATTAgttcagcaacctggtgccaacaCTAACTGGCTCTCCCTATCACTGGACTGCAGCAGCTGAGTTATAGCTTAGTGCTGTTCCAGGAAATATTTCCCTCTCTCTTTCAGGCTGGGTGGTACCAGGGAATCTGCTTAGTTGTCAACACCCAATTCTCTGTGTAGAAACAAGCATGTACGCAGTCACGTATGAAGTACAGACTGTTTTGCAGCCACTATCTAGGGGAAATGCAAGCGATGAAACAATCCTGGGAGAAACTTGGGCTGGGTTGAGGAGGCCTACATAGCTCACCTGAAGAAgaagaatacaggtatttatataccgcctttcttggttgtcagatttctcctcagactttaattcaaggtggtttacataggcaggctgtttaaatccccgtagggatttttacaattgaagaaaggttctatctttcaagaaccgcacaacatttcagatggatcttttatgatccgttatcactttctggcctccagattcctcccacacaggcagacaagcagctccttcatctcgccaaagagcaggtggaataactcggctcagcttgtcagctgtttcaaggtctcgctattcatggtgccggtggccttgaactggcgcccttcggatgttatcttcaggcaaatggaggctcagacctctagaccagacctcctgcccagtgctGTGGCCTGTTTAACACTACCCATCAcccccctcttcccttttgaCAGTTGCATACTCTCACACTTACCATCCAGTGGGGTcactgccactgcagccacaGATCCAGCCACGCAGCCAGACAGGAACGAATGCAAGAAAGATGCCTTCTCTGCAGATGGCTTCTGCCCCCGCTTGTTGATATTGGCAAAGAGCGGAAAATATATAACGGAAAAAGGCACATCCCTGTGAGAAATGGAAGGGGaacatttttattatattattatatattataattattgtTATCCCACTTGTCCTTAAGGGGTTTGGGgtcacttttcaaaaagaaaatacagaaaatacagaGAAAATGCTTTCCTTGAGATACTGTGCATGCGAACAGCCACAAGAAGATACACTATGCTGGGATGGATACCAAGAGTTGTTTTCCTCCTGCCAAATACAGGAGTTAAAAAGTTCCCTCTTTGCCCACATAACAGGAATTTTATACTCACAACCTTCTGGTGAAGTGGGATAAACTGAGAAATaagactggctcaaggtcactcaGTGGGTTTCGTGActgaatggagatttgaacccaggtctgtcAAGTCTAAGCCCAACACTCAAGCCACTAAACCACACTGCAGTATCTCAGGGTGTCTCCAGTAGTCTGAACACCAAAGTCCCCATGCTTCCatacttgaggctaccatggctTGCCATTCTGTAACGTATGCAAAGGGAGTTCCCACCCTCTCTTCACCTGAGCAAGGTGGCCCCCAGCCCTTTATATAGGCCTGCTAGTCCCTGCGTCTGCAGGAGATTTCTGGCAATTGCAGTGGCAGAGGGGCGTCTGGAGACTGTTGTAGAACCAGCAGCATAATGTTGTCCTGGCGGTGAATGAGAGGTGGCAGCTGGTCCATCACATCCCACAGCCACCTGCTGGTGAGCCGCTAAAAACAAAAGAAGAAGCAAATTGTCTCCTCATTTCTTTCCAAGTCACTACATGCTTTCCCTACAAACACAATCTACAGGAACATATTTCCATCCCATGAAAAGGGATGGACTCGGCGTCTTTTGGAGGAAAGATCACTGGAGACTTGCAGCTTTTTTTTCCAGACAAACCAATAACTGTACATAGCATTAATGAGAATGTACTGGCCAGTTATGCCCTTGCATCTGCAGCGCTTGGCCCCTGCTGTCCCTGTGGAAAGCATTTATCTGAAGAGGCAAAAGCTTTGCCCTGGGATCTGACAACTCAGTCAGTCCTCTGTTTCCCTCTCCTACTCCAAAGCAATTTGGGTAGGGCTTGTGGGCCACACTTTGCCTTGGCGTCCAAATGcaggcaactccccccccccccccacatacaaacTTTCTTCTCTTCTTTCAAGCTGGTGGATCTGTTTGGGTTTCTCCTAAGGGGGGAATCGATACTTATAAGATCAAGAAAAGCCACAGAGGAAATCTACAAATTGCATAAGTACATTCTGGTAGCATAGTTGTTTTGCTCCAAAAAAGGAGCATGGATGCTTACTGGGAAGCAAAGCTGAAGTAGGGATAGGGAGGACAGGGGCTATTTTGGAATTGACTACAGTTGTGGGTTGGCAACAAAGccagccaacaatcatggaacaCTGATAATAACTTGCTGTATCTTATGTATCATTTTTTCCTGGATGTTTGTCTTCCCCACAGTCCATCTTTTCACAGTAGATGCTGACATCAATTAATTTAGTTAGGAGAAGCCTGTAAGCTCTCTTCCATTACTGGCAGAACTGAAGACCAATGCTCTTCTTGAGCACTTAAGCCTGAATTTCAGATGGTCACAATACATGTGGGTCTTACAACTTATGGTTGCAAGGAAAATTCAGCAAATTTCCTATCACCTCCGACTATTTGAGCCAGGCCCTCGCGCAAGCCAGGCCCTTCCTGTGGATCACCCCAGCTGTGGTGGGCGTCACCCAGCCCCCCCCATGGGGACAGGGTGGGCCAGTGTCCCACCTCAGTTAGCACCTAGCAGCTGACTTAGAACTGGTGTGGACCAGGGGGGATCCGACATCCTTCTGTGTCTGCCAAAAATCAATTGCAGGTGACTGGGTGTTGGGAGACCCTCACAAAAGGACTTAAATGGAGCAAATTGAGCTGCAAAGTTAAGGGGATTAGCAAAAATGCCCCCCATGCAAGAAAGGAAGTGCCTTCTGTTTGCAGCCTTGGGAAACAAACCAGAACATTTGTTGTAGAAGAAAAACAATCCTCATGACTATTGTTTTCACCTCCATTGTCCCCAACACGGTCTCACCTAGCCGACCAGCATCCTGGAGTTGAATTTTCAGCATTTCCATTGGGGATGTAACCACCACCTGGCAAGTTCCAGCTCCACAACCTGCAAGCATCTCCCGCACCAATGACAGCTCTTTTCTGTTGAAAGTAGCACAGATGCAAAATACCCAGTCAGACAGGCACTCACACAAGTAGTTCTAAGGCTGCCAACTCACCAGAAACCAAAATGGCATGTCCTATTCCTACACCTTCCAGAGCAGCCTCATCAACAGAAATTAGCGGATGAATTTGTTCATCGCCTGCAGTAAAGCACCTGCACCTGCTAATGTTTGCCATCATATTACTGTCAAAGGTACAGGAGCAGGGATCCAGTTACAATGCTAGGAACCAGACTGACTTCATTCATGACTTACACATAAAGGCAAAACCGTCAAAGGCACATCCTAGATACTTGCTCTGACCTCACAAATTTTGAGGGTTGTCCGAGATATCCTCAACTGATGCCTAAAATTGATGGTTCACCTGACCCTACTAGAAATATCCTTCACTTTCTCTGTATTTTCAAAACCTAACAAATCTCATAAGGTACAAACATAAGAAAATAACAGAAGCATAATTTTAAGTTCACTTCAATGGGAAAGAAAAGCACTTTGGAACATCTCAACGCATGCATTCTCCCTGAGGTGGCACATGTGCATGTATAGACATGTACCCATGCATGTGTACACACATACCTACAACCGCATCTTTGGAGTAGCCACAacattaaaatttaaatacaacaCAGTGCAAAATTCCCCTTGTATCTCTCAGGACTGAAATGCATATGCATAAATACACAGGGAGTTCTAAGTAAAattagccattagttattttatttttctctgtaaaccgctttgtgaacttttagttgaaaagcggtatataaatactgttaattaattaattaattaaaattaaggcAAGAGCatgtatttttcccttacccttcctGGGAGAGCAAGTGTCGGAAGATATCATTGGCCGCCAACTTGATAGCTTTTTCAGGAGTGACAAGAGTCAGGTTTACAGCAGCCCCTGTGAGAAGATAGGAGAGGCAATCAACAGTCTTGCTTTGTGACAAATTAAATATCCTACATTGAATACATCCCCATCCATGCACCCATTATCTCACAGGTTTAGTGAAGATGACAAAAAACAAAGGGTTTTAATAGCCCTGTTAAAGTAATAGCAAACCAGGTAAAACACACAGTGCTGGACACCAGCCTAATTCATAGACCTTTCAAAGTTTCCAAAAGATACCCTTTGCTTTATGGGAGTGGCTGGAAAATAGACTCAAGAAAATAAACACTTGGTTGGCCTTAGATATTGTAATAGGAAATAAAGGTAGTCATCCTTTcttaaagcccaattctatgcatttctactcagaagtaagtctcagtggggcctactccagCCTTTGGCACATTAAATTAGACCCAAGTTTTGGTATATTGCCAAAGGAGAATCAGAAAGGTATTGCAGCCTCACTTTAATCTTGTGAATTGAATTACAAATCAGAACTTGAGCTGAGACCCAGGTTGACTTTATATCATAGTGGGAAATCAGAGTTTCTCTCTAGAACACTCATTAGGCTCTCTATGGTCCTtaggacactcccccccccccatctcaagtAGTAAAAACTAGGGAGGGCTGAACTGCATTCAGCTTTGCTCAGTTGAATCAGCCTTAAGAAGAGGGGATAAGAGTGGCTCAACCACGAGGCTGGCTGAACCACTTGCTTTGAGCAACAGACCGGTGAAGGCAGTAaacaggcagggctgcagcagaccCTGCACTTATCTGCCAGCTCCCCCAGCCCACCACCAGCCCAGTTGTTCTATCTGGTCACTGTCCCATCCTCTTCTCAGGCATTCTCCTTGGAAAGGGTGCAAGAAGAGGTTGAAGATGCTCACCTCCTCTTTCATCTCTGCCATTGCTGCAGTCCCTCTCCTGGAAGGAGAGTTCTGGGGGAGAGGGCTACCACTTTCTCCACTGCTTTTCCTCCCATACCACTTTTTGTAAAGCGGTTAGGTGCGGAGGACACTGAAAAGTGGAGAAGTTCTGGTCCCACAGTGTTCCCTGTCTGCCTACTTGACACAAGTCTGTGGAGAACAATGAGGGCAGTACAAAGGTGCAAGGGCCATGCTGGTATGGGTGCTGTTGCAGGGTGCTGTCGTGCACACTGGCAGGGGTGAGATAGCTGGCAGATTTGGAGGGCAGCAGAATTTGGTGCCATTTCAGATGGTCGATCAGTGGAAATCAATAGTTGTAGATCAAAGAATCCAAGATCATCTTGTAGGTCCAGGATCAAGGAAAGCCACAgagcagggccagcttttaggcaattgTGGCAATTTCACCCAACTGGGCTCCATGCATGGTGGGGGCCCTGCACTGCCCTTCTGCCCTCTGCTACTTCTAATTGGCCTAAAATTGGGTCACTTaggaagcagctcccacccactgctgcttccattgGCCCAAAATTGAGTCACTTCAGAAGCAGACGAAATTGGGCCAGTTccaattggcccaaaattggtgccatgcagacGACAGCATGCGCACCTCCCTCTTTCCTTGCTCTCACAgctcccagcaccatcctctGCCCTGTCTTGCTCTGGCGTGGGCTGCTGCAGACAAGGCTGTGACAGGTGAGAGTCGGGGAGCGCTGCGGGCTGGGCACGCACCTTACCACTAAAgctacaggagtcctatccacctgcacagaagtaacaattttttttttcttggtcaagctaaaaaaattagtagagagGGGGCCCCACAAAATTAGAGGGAGCCCCACAAAAGtacttccaattgggccctgcagttcctaaggctaGCTCTGCCACAGAGTGCTGTAAATGGCATAAATCAAATAATTCTGGTAGTTTAGTCTTTTCTATCTCTCTAGCAAAGGAACATGGATGCTGGGAAGTGATGCTGATGTCTAAACCGCCCACTGCTAAAGGCAGTATCTTGTTGCAGGAAAAATATAGTTGCCACAGAAGCGGCTTCCTGGCCTTAGCAGAAGTGGTATGCCAGTAAAGAGGACTGCGCCTTTATCCACAGAAAAAATAAGAAGGAAGATGTCATTGCCGTTTGTGATATCTTTAATATAATTTCTCTCCAAGCGTACAATGTGTCTCGCACCCCTATAGGATCTTCTGCTTGGGGAGGGATCATAGCTCAGCGGATTAAGCATCCATATTGCTTGCAAGTTCAAACGGCACTAGGAAAGAGCTCTATCTACGttcctggagagctgttgctaGTCAGTGGAGACCATCCGAGCTAGATGGAGCAAAAGTCTGAGACTTGGGGAAGGCAACTTCCTTTGCTTACATCCCCACGGAGAACTAAAAAGGTACAAAACCACTTTACAGCCGTGTAAATTCATTCATGCACATAATATAAAAAATACTCAATGCAACTCCAATATGTAATTTGCAATATCAAGCAATTTTCAAAACATGGGTCTTATTTTCAATGGTATAACAACAAACATTTAATTTCCCACTCTTTATTGCCACAGTTCAATAGTTAAAGAAGTTCTTCTATTTCTACAGTAGCTACCTCGGTACATGCCGAAGAATCCCTCGGAGCGGATCGTCTTCACCAAGCAATCCCGCCTAGAACGAAAGAGGTTCAGAGAAGCAAGACTGAGTCATTGCAAGACCATGACTGACCTCAGCTTGCAACTGTCATCCTCAGGGGCTCTGCTCTGTGTTCCCCCACCAACCTGGGGAATGGTAGTTGGTTATTTAGGACCCGGCCTTTGCAACAGTGCCACAAAGACCATGGAGCTCCATCATATTGTACAGGGAAGTGATCTCCAGAAAGCAGAAGGGGAGAATGAGGAAACAAGAGACAACAACTTGGAAACATTTCAGCTGTTCCCATCATGTTGAAAGGATGCCCAGTTAGAAAAATTCCCTTATTAAGCTTCAGGACTAATTTCCTGCCCATCCTCCCATCACTCCAGGCAAGTCTCAAAGTGCATACATGCCAGTGTAGACTGCTTTTCCCTGCTGGTTCTGAAGACGGGTTTTGGCCAAATCAATAGGAAAAACACAAGTCACGCCCACAAGTCCTGCTACACCTCCGTTTATTAGCTTTGCTGGAAgactaggaaaaaaagaaagttaaACAGAGTGCAGGCAGCTGGTTTGTGTTCAGGTTCTCTGTGTGAAAGCACACTCAAAAATTCTGGTATTAGCTTTCCTATATGGCATGGTCAATCTCACAGGGTAAATGTACGTAATCTGTACTGACATACTGGCAGTTCACCAGCCACATCTGCTATGTTTTTAAATCCATGAAAATAATAATTCATCCCTGGCTCATTCTGTATATTGCATTTTTTAGGGGCACACCTAAAATGTCAAGCATGAATGCAACAAACATATTCGCAAACGCATGCTCATCAGGGAGTTGCTTTTGGCTGCAGTTCCTTGTTGAGCATACGCTCTGTGGCAAATCCAGGTGTGTGCTACCCAATGTGAAAATGGCATTGTTAAATACACCAAAGATCGTTGTTAGCTATGGGAAGAATGTATATCTCTTGCTGGTAGGTTATGAGAGCATCCATTTATCAGAAGAGAAGGGAGAGCGGCCAGCCTGATAATGCAGTATTTACAACCTCTTATTTGAGAACTAAAAGCAAACATGGGTTTAAAAAGCAGGATATTAGCCACAGAGTTATAGAGCTGGAAGGATCCTCCAAGGTCCTTAAATCCCTTGCTAGAAGTAGGAAAATCCTTTCTAGAGCATATGCTACTATGGTCTATGCTCAGAAGGCACtactgctggcccatccatgcagtCACCCAATGCGGATTGAGTCAGCAGCAGATTTCGAGGGTCCAAGGGGGAGGTGGATTCAGGGTGACTTTTACCCTGCGGccaccactgccttcctccaacctgccaccagtATAAGGCACAActatctgcttcctgcttgcttaAGTGAGAAGCAGCTCATTCCTCTCTTTATGCGTGCCCATGAAACCCCAGAGATgcaagacttccagttttcacagcaGCACACAAGGTGGAGCATAGTAGAGTTGGTGGACCTGAaacagcatcaggcagcattctgggTCACACTGGCCCAGCTCACATGCATCCTATGCTCCAGCCTGCACCTTTCAGACAACATAAGCATCATTTGCATTACTGGAGAGCAACATTCCATCTGTCAAGGCAACAAGCAGTAAGAACAGCACTGACCTAATCTTCTTCTTGTCACTCATTGTTCCTTGAGGATGTTGATCTTTGTTGCTGACTCAGGCAAATTCCTTCAGTCACTTTCCCTGCTCTGTCTTTGCTCAGCTGGAAAAGAGGATACCTTTATGGTCTCTTCACATATTCATTGTCAGGGATACACATTAAAGGTAACAAATTATGGTCTCAGTTCAAAAACAGGATAGCAGTTTATCACCTCCTGGAGAGGATTTCGGAGATCTTTAGTGATGTCAGATGAATTCCCCTCCCTGAACTGCTTTGCACTACAGATATTTCCTGAACTCTTTCTGGTGGGAGAAAGTCACCCTACTCCTTCCATGGACATATACTTGCCTTAGATTCAGGGTGATTAGAAAAAGGTTGCTCAATACCACTAGAATCAGATGCACAGTGGGATCTCCAGCACATTTACTCTGAAGTGTCACTGAATTGTTGCTCTGCAGCAGGAAGAAGCTATGAGCTGGTGGAGAATGAAAGGGGCTTGCGATTCATTTAGAAACCCAGACACATAGAAGCAGCAACCAGGGAGGAGTTTTTGTCCTGAATGCAATTCATCCTGAAAACTTTTGAATAAGTGCTTGGGAAATGGGGTCTtgaccaaacaaacaaacaaaaacaccaccATCCTGTACCTTGGGTGAAGGGCCCTCCATGCAAGGTGGGAAGGGAACACGAGAATATGTCCCGCCCAGGGAAAATGCTTCAGAACATTATCCAGGCATTGATCACTCAAGTCTGTATCACCTACCACAGTGCCTCTGTCCACATGAATACAAATTTATGAAGCAGCTTATTAGACTGGGCTCTGCAATCAGTGTGATAAATTGGTTCTTTGATTTAGCCTGGAGGTGGCAGCAAAAGATCTTTGGAGTGCTAGAGAGCAAGAAAGGCAGGGCATGTTCATAATATTTATGTGAGCAGGTTGGGCATGCCCTGAGGCTGCCTTTGCCATCACTCAACAAAACACCCGGTGCATTTATGATCACAGTAATGATCATAGTCTATTCAGCTGAAATAAGCTATTATATAATCTCTTTTTGTCCAGCCATGCCAAAAGATGTTAGGTAACAACTGCGCAAGCCCAGAATGAGTCATATGTCAACAATGAATCATATTTAACCACTTAGAACTATTTGGTATCGTGGTTGCTATAACAGATCTCTGCTGCTGTCAGTGCACAACCCAAAAAGCTATTACGGGCTTTGAAATTAGTTGCATTCCTATGTAAGCACTAAACTTGCAGAAGATCTGTCACTACACGGGGGAATAGTTGCATCTGagataagcaagcaagcaaatgccAGACAGAATGATGAATACAACAATAAAATACATGAGAAGTGCTTTGGACACTTAACAAGTGCTATTCAAATACTAATTTGTTATTGCATGGATAATACGATTTCAGTTTAGCCCTCCAAAGTTATCTATTTAACTAAACAGCAGCTGATGAACAAATCTCTCATGTAAATTAGTTCTATTACAATACACCAAACTCCACTTGGCCTTGAAGTTTATGGGGTGATCTTGAGTCAACCAATTGATATCCTAacccaccttacagggttgtt from Tiliqua scincoides isolate rTilSci1 chromosome 7, rTilSci1.hap2, whole genome shotgun sequence carries:
- the SLC25A18 gene encoding mitochondrial glutamate carrier 2 isoform X1, coding for MSDKKKISLPAKLINGGVAGLVGVTCVFPIDLAKTRLQNQQGKAVYTGMRDCLVKTIRSEGFFGMYRGAAVNLTLVTPEKAIKLAANDIFRHLLSQEGKELSLVREMLAGCGAGTCQVVVTSPMEMLKIQLQDAGRLAAHQQVAVGCDGPAATSHSPPGQHYAAGSTTVSRRPSATAIARNLLQTQGLAGLYKGLGATLLRDVPFSVIYFPLFANINKRGQKPSAEKASFLHSFLSGCVAGSVAAVAVTPLDVLKTRIQTLQKGLGEDTYSGLIDCARKVWIREGPTAFMKGAGCRALVIAPLFGIAQGVYFIGIGEYILGLF
- the SLC25A18 gene encoding mitochondrial glutamate carrier 2 isoform X2; translated protein: MSDKKKIRRDCLVKTIRSEGFFGMYRGAAVNLTLVTPEKAIKLAANDIFRHLLSQEGKELSLVREMLAGCGAGTCQVVVTSPMEMLKIQLQDAGRLAAHQQVAVGCDGPAATSHSPPGQHYAAGSTTVSRRPSATAIARNLLQTQGLAGLYKGLGATLLRDVPFSVIYFPLFANINKRGQKPSAEKASFLHSFLSGCVAGSVAAVAVTPLDVLKTRIQTLQKGLGEDTYSGLIDCARKVWIREGPTAFMKGAGCRALVIAPLFGIAQGVYFIGIGEYILGLF